The DNA segment AGCACTCCTGTTTTGTGATGGGACGGAATGAAtgaaacacattcaaacaatTAAATCTGCGACATGCCATACCTTTGCTCAACAATCCGGACGCGATGGCGTATGCCATATTACCGCCACCAATGAAACCGACCGCTTTGCACTTTTGTAGTGCAGCAGAGGACGACATTTTGCCTGGCCGGAATTAGTTCCGTGGAAATCGGTTCCTAATTGATTGTGGTCGGTTTTCGATTCACCTACACGCGCAACTTCAGGGCCAGGGGCGCGACAATGTTGACGATAAAcaatcaacacacacgcgTCGCGCTTGTATATCAACGCGACAAGTGTTTTCGTATCGGGAGGTTATCTAACAAACGCGACGCGCACTTTTACGCCGACGAAAGATAAtctttgctttcgtttttttttgctgtctggCTTCGTTTGCCGTCCCCGCGACCCACGAGCGCTATGACAAGAGGGGATTTGTTTGGATACACTTGTTGTTATTGTTCTGTCAACATCGCACAATGGGTGGTTAGCATGGTCATTGGAGTttaaaaagtaatttaaaattactattaaaactaatttaaatgtaaattaatgTTGATTTGCCAACGCATTATAGTTTGAAAGGcaataaatgtattttttccaATATTTTCATTCTATTTACAGCAGTTAAAAAAGACAACCAGCAATCAGGCAACCGCAGCTACTAATCGCAGCACACAGGTAAACGCGCATCGTCCATCGAAATGGCCGGCCGACTCTCCACCGCCGATGCGGACAGGGAAATTCACCGTTTCGTGACACGTGAACAGATCGATCAGCTGCACGAGCAGTTCCGGGCTCGCAACAATCGGCTCACGCTCGACGAGCTGCGCGAATTGTTGGCCGAGCTCGGGCTCTTCTACACCGAGGACGAGTACCGCACGCTGTGCCTGCAGATCAACACCGACCACGACCGGTACTGCCAGTGGGACGAGCTGCTGAGCTACCTCATCCTCGGCTTCCAGGACGATGATCCGCACGCGGTGAAGCAATCGCTCGATCCACCGATCGCCGGCGATCTGTGTGTGAAGCTGCGCCGCCAGGTGTACAACATCGTGAAGGTGGACTTCTGCCCGATGGTGTACTACGTAAGTGTTCGGTGGGGGCGCTCGATGAGAGTGCTGTTGCTCattcgctttctttctttctcccacGGTGACCCCACAGGATGGCAGCATCAGCTGGTCGCAAGGACACTGGATCACCACGTCCCGCGAGGGGGTGATACAGTATTGGACAGAAGACTGGAAACCCGCCCTGACGGCACGGTCCGTTCCGTCCAGCTTGAAGCGCTCGAAAACCTGGGTGCTCGATACGGTCCCACTGCCCGATCTGAGCATGTTCTGCGTGACCGGGCTCGAGACGGAGCTGCGGCTGTACAATGTGGTTGCGGCGTGCTTCACGCTCAAGCTGGTCATCGAACGGCTGCCCCAGCCGATCAGCGCGATGGCCTATCGGTTTGGTCGTGATGAGCCGAGCCGTCTGCTCACCGGTGACTACACCGGTCACATCCGGATGTTTGTGTTTCACCCGGAACGCAAGGTAACGACTTCCGGCGAGTCGACGGTTACGCACGTATCGCTGCAGGACGTGCTGCACGGAGCGTACTCGCCGGTGGAATGTGTTGACTATGGACAGCTTCTGCCCGACATCGTGCGTGCGGTGCAGTTCGTGGAAAGTGTCGGAAACGTGGCCGAGCTGTTTATTGCGTGTGCGGAAGAGAATCCGCTACTGTCCTCTGCCCGTGGTCGGCCACGGCCGGCCATGGTCATACATTCGCTGGACCTGCCGGCAATACGCAGGATCAAGTTTTGTGTACCGCGTGGTGTGACCTGCTTCGCGTTCGAACCCTCCAACGAGCTGCTTGTCTCCGGCGGCCCAGACTGTGACCTGCGACTGTGGGACATTCACCGGCCGGAGAAACCGTCGGTCGTACTGGTCGGGCACACGTCGAGCATCACGTTTCTGTTCCTGCAGGACGCCGGCGAGAAGATTTACAGCCTCGATCAGCGGAAAATCATCAAGGTGTGGGACGTGCGCAACCGGGTGCTGCTGCAGACGTTTGGCCAGTTTTCGACCGTGCTCGTGAAGGGCGTGCCGGCCTGCGCGTACTACAACAAGCGCGCCCGGGAGCTGGTGGTCGCCAGCAACAAGCTGTTCGTGACGGCCTGCTGTCCCGAGATTGCGCTCGACCGCACGGACGGCGAAAGCCACACCAAGCCCGTCTCGGTGCTGCTGTACAACGGGCTGTACCGGCTGGTCGTTAGCTGCGGCTTCGACAGCTTCATCATCGTGTGGGACCATCGGGTCAATCGCAAGATGACCATCATCACCGAGGCGCACACCCAGATCCGGAACGGGGTGCTGGAACCGGTCGAGATAACGGCCGCCTGCTTCGACGGCAAGGAGCAGATGCTGCTGACGGGTGCGCGCAACGGTTCGCTCAAGATTTGGAACATCGGCGGGCGCACGTGCATGCGCACGATCCAGATCGAGGAGGACTGCGAGGTGACGGGCGTGTTCTGGCAGGCGAACCGCATCCTGGCGATGGGCTGGAACCATCGGGTGGTGGAGTTCGCGGCGTTCGCCGAGCAGGACGAGTACCCGCGGGGGCTCCAGTGGCGCAAGCAGCACTCGGACGACATTCTTTGCGCGGCCGTTAGCGGCTCGGAGCCGGGCGTGATGGCCACCTGCAGCTATGCGGGTGAGCTCGTGTTTTGGATGCTGGAAACGGGCCAACCGTACCGGCGGTACGATGCGACCAATCCCCGCACCCGCCTACCGATCTCGTTCCGGGAGGGGCGGGCCGATTTGATGAAGCCGCGCAAGCTGACACCCCGCCGGTCACTGTTTCAAATGCCGCCGGGGCAGCTGGCGCACCGCCGCCTGACCCGCATCCTGATGCCGTCCGGGCTGGAGCAGATGCGGCAGCTCTCGATACAGGCGCTGCTGTTTCTGGCCATGCGCAAGATGCTGCCCGACCGTGGCACGCTGTTCGGTTCGCTCGACAATGGCATGGTGCAGGTGTGGTCCCACCACCCGGACGGTGGCTTCAAGGGCCAGTTCAATGGCATTCATATGGCGGGCGATCGGATCATTACGCTGGCAACGGATAAGGCGAACCGGTTCCTGTTCACCGGTACGGCGCTCGGGTACGTGAAAACGTGGTACATCGAGAATTGCTGGTAAGTGTACAAGTCgggtttaatttttattttgtttttgtttacttacactttttttaaacaaactcatttttttatgagtgattcactcacttttttttaaacaaactcacttttttatgagtgattcactcactttttttaaacaaactcacttttttatgagtgattcactcacttttttaaacaaactcacttttttatgagtgaccactcacttttttttaaacaaactcacttttttatgagtgattcactcactttttttaaacaaactcacttttttatgagtgatccactcactttttttaaacaaactcacttttttatgagtgaaccactcacttttttttaaacaaactcacttttttatgagtgattcactcactttttttaaaacaaactcacttttttatgagtgatccactcactttttttaaacaaatttgcttttttatgagtgattcactcacttttttcaaacaaactcacttttttatgagtgatcCACTCACTTTTGttaaacaaactcactttttatgagtgattcactcactttttttaaaaaaactcacttttttatgagttgaaaaagtgagttctTAGAGTTCATATAATGTAagaaagtgagttttttgagtttattgagtttgaaaaagtgagtttttttagttttttgagttttaaaaagtgagtttttagAGTTCATATAGTGTAagaaagtgagttttttgagttttttgagtttgaaaaagtgagttttttgagtttattgagtttgaaaaagtgagtttttagAGTTCATATAGTGTAagaaagtgagttttttgagtttgaaaaagtgagttttttgagttttttgagtttgaaaaagtgagttttttgagtttttgagtttgaaaaagtgagttttttgagtttattgagtttgaaaaagtgagttttttgagtttgaaaaagtgagttttttgagttttttgagtttgaaaaagtgagttttttgagtttattgagtttgaaaaagtgagttttttgagttttttgagtttgaaaaagtgagttttttgagttttttgagtttgaaaaagtgagttttttgagttttttgagtttgaaaaagtgagttttttgagttttttgagtttgaaaaagtgagttttttgagtttattgagtttgaaaaagtgagttttttgagtttattgagtttgaaaaagtgagttttttgagtttattgagtttgaaaaaatgagttttttgagttttttgagtttgaaaaagtgagtttttgagtttgaaaaagtgagttttttgagtttgaaaaagtgagttttttgagttttttgagtttgaaaaagtgagttttttgagttttttgagtttgaaaaagtgagttttttgagttttttgagtttgaaaaagtgagtttttgagattattgagtttgaaaaagtgagtttttgagtttgaaaaagtgagttttttgagttttttgagtttgaaaaagtgagttttttgagttttttgagtttgaaaaagtgagttttttgagttttttgagtttgaaaaagtgagttttttgagttttttgagtttgaaaaagtgagttttttgagttttttgagtttgaaaaagtgagttttttgagttttttgagtttgaaaaagtgagtttttgagtttgaaaaagtgagttttttgagtttattgagtttgaaaaagtgagttttttgagttttttgagtttgaaaaagtgagttttttgagttttttgagtttgaaaatgtgagtttttgagttttaaaaagtgagttttttgagtttattgagtttgaaaaagtgagttttttgagtttttgagtttgaaaaagtgagttttttgagtttattgagtttgaaaaagtgagttttttgagtttttgagtttgaaaaagtgagttttttgagttttttgagtttgaaaaagtgagttttttgagttttttgagtttgaaaaagtgagttttttgagttttttgagtttgaaaaagtgagtttttgagtttgaaaaagtgagttttttgagtttattgagtttgaaaaagtgagttttttgagtttattgagtttgaaaaagtgagttttttgagtttattgagtttgaaaaagtgagttttttgagtttttgagtttgaaaaagtgagttttttgagttttttaagtttgaaaaagtgagttttttgagttttttgagtttgaaaaagtgagttttttgagttttttgagttttaaaaagtgagttttttgagtttattgagtttgaaaaagtgagttttttgagttttttgagtttgaaaaagtgagttttttgagtttttgagtttgaaaaagtgagtttattgagttttttgagtttgaaaaagtgagttttttgagttttttgagtttgaaaaagtgagttttttgagtttattgagtttgaaaaagtgagttttttgagttttttgagtttgaaaaagtgaattttttgagtttattgagtttgaaaaagtgagttttttgagttttttgagtttgaaaaagtgagttttttgagttttttgagtttgaaaaagtgagtttttgagtttgaaaaagtgagttttttgagtttattgagtttgaaaaagtgagttttttgagtttattgagtttgaaaaagtgagttttttgagtttttgagtttgaaaaagtgagttttttgagtttttgagtttgaaaaagtgagttttttgagttttttaagtttgaaaaagtgagttttttgagttttttgagtttgaaaaagtgagttttttgagtttttgagtttgaaaaagtgagttttttgagttttttgattttgaaaaagttagttttttgagttttttgagtttgaaaaagtgagttttttgagtttttgagtttgaaaaagtgagtttttgagtttgaaaaagtgagttttttgagtttattgagtttgaaaaagtgagttttttgagtttattgagtttgaaaaagtgagttttttgagttttttgagtttgaaaaagtgagttttttgagtttttgagtttgaaaaagtgagttttttgagtttattgagtttgaaaaagtgagttttttgagtttttgagtttgaaaaagtgagttttttgagttttttaagtttgaaaaagtgagttttttgagtttattgagtttgaaaaagtgagttttttgagttttttgagtttgaataagtgagttttttgagtttttgagtttgaaaaagtgagttttttgagttttttgagtttgaaaaagtgaattttttgagtttattgagtttgaaaaagtgagttttttgagtttttgagttggaaaaagtgagttttttgagttttttgagtttgaaaaagtgagtttttgagtttgaaaaagtgagttttttgagttttttgagttggaaaaagtgagttttttgagtttttgagtttgaaaaagtgagttttttgagtttattgagtttgaaaaaatgagttttttgagttttttgagtttgaaaaagtgagttttgagtttgaaaaagtgagttttttgagtttgtaaaagtgagttttttgagtttttgagtttgaaaaagtgagttttttgagttttttgagtttgaaaaagtgagttttttgagttttttgagtttgaaaaagtgagttttttgagtttattgaggttttttgagttttttgagtttgaaaagtgagttttttgaggtttttggagtttgaaaagtgagtttttgagtttgaaaaagtgagttttttgagtttattgagtttgaaaaagtgagttttttgagttttttgagtttgaaaaagtgagttttttgagtttttgagtttgaaaaagtgagttttttgagtttattgagtttgaaaaagtgagttttttgagtttttgagtttgaaaaagtgagttttttgagttttttaagtttgaaaaagtgagttttttgagttttttgagtttgaaaaagtgagtttttttgagttttttgagtttgaaaaagtgagttttttgagttttttgagtttgaaaaagtgagttttttgagttttttgagtttgaaaaagtgagttttttgagttttttgagtttgaaaaagtgagttttttgagtttattgagtttgaaaaagtgagttttttgagttttttgagtttgaaaaagtgagtttttgagtttattgagtttgaaaaagtgagttttttgagttttttgagtttgaaaaagtgagttttttgagtttattgagtttgaaaaagtgagttttttgagttttttgagtttgaaaaagtgagttttttgagttttttgagtttgaaaaagtgagttttttgagtttattgagtttgaaaaagtgagttttttgagttttttgagtttgaaaaagtgagttttttgagtttgaaaaagtgagttttgtgagtttgaaaaagtgagttttttgagtttattgagtttgaaaaagtgagttttttgagttttttgagtttgaaaaagtgagttttttgagttttttgagtttgaaaatgtgagtttttgagttttaaaaagtgagttttttgagtttattgagtttgaaaaagtgagttttttgagtttttgagtttgaaaaagtgagttttttgagtttattgagtttgaaaaagtgagttttttgagtttttgagttgaaaaagtgagtttttgagttttttgagtttgaaaaagtgagtttttgagttttttgagtttgaaaaagtgagttttttgagttttttgagtttgaaaaagtgagttttttggtggttgaaaagtgagttttttggtagttattgattttgaaaaagtgagttttttgagtttattgagtttgaaaaagtgagttttttgagtttattgagtttgaaaaagtgagttttttgagtttttgagtttgaaaaagtgagttttttgagttttttgagNNNNNNNNNNNNNNNNNNNNNNNNNNNNNNNNNNNNNNNNNNNNNNNNNNNNNNNNNNNNNNNNNNNNNNNNNNNNNNNNNNNNNNNNNNNNNNNNNNNNNNNNNNNNNNNNNNNNNNNNNNNNNNNNNNNNNNNNNNNNNNNNNNNNNNNNNNNNNNNNNNNNNNNNNNNNNNNNNNNNNNNNNNNNNNNNNNNNNNNNaaaagtgagttttttgagttttttgagtttattgagtttgaaaaagtgagttttttgagtttattgtgtttgaaaaagtgagttttttgagttttttgagtttgaaaaagtgagtttttgagtttgaaaaagtgagttttttgagttttttgagtttgaaaaagtgaagttttttgagtttattgagtttgaaaaagtgagttttttgagtttttgagtttgaaaaagtgagttttttgagtttattgagtttgaaaaagtgagttttttgagtttttgagtttgaaaaagtgagttttttgagttttttgagtttgaaaaagtgagttttttgagtttattgagtttgaaaaagtgagttttttgagtttttgagtttgaaaaagtgagttttttgagtttttttgagtttgaaaaagtgagttttttgagttatttgagtttgaaaaagtgagtttttgagtttgaaaaagtgagttttttgagtttttgagtttgaaaaagtgagtttttttgagtttgaaaaagtgagttttttgagttttttgagtttgaaaaagtgagttttttgagtttttga comes from the Anopheles coluzzii chromosome 2, AcolN3, whole genome shotgun sequence genome and includes:
- the LOC120960985 gene encoding WD repeat-containing protein on Y chromosome, producing the protein MAGRLSTADADREIHRFVTREQIDQLHEQFRARNNRLTLDELRELLAELGLFYTEDEYRTLCLQINTDHDRYCQWDELLSYLILGFQDDDPHAVKQSLDPPIAGDLCVKLRRQVYNIVKVDFCPMVYYDGSISWSQGHWITTSREGVIQYWTEDWKPALTARSVPSSLKRSKTWVLDTVPLPDLSMFCVTGLETELRLYNVVAACFTLKLVIERLPQPISAMAYRFGRDEPSRLLTGDYTGHIRMFVFHPERKVTTSGESTVTHVSLQDVLHGAYSPVECVDYGQLLPDIVRAVQFVESVGNVAELFIACAEENPLLSSARGRPRPAMVIHSLDLPAIRRIKFCVPRGVTCFAFEPSNELLVSGGPDCDLRLWDIHRPEKPSVVLVGHTSSITFLFLQDAGEKIYSLDQRKIIKVWDVRNRVLLQTFGQFSTVLVKGVPACAYYNKRARELVVASNKLFVTACCPEIALDRTDGESHTKPVSVLLYNGLYRLVVSCGFDSFIIVWDHRVNRKMTIITEAHTQIRNGVLEPVEITAACFDGKEQMLLTGARNGSLKIWNIGGRTCMRTIQIEEDCEVTGVFWQANRILAMGWNHRVVEFAAFAEQDEYPRGLQWRKQHSDDILCAAVSGSEPGVMATCSYAGELVFWMLETGQPYRRYDATNPRTRLPISFREGRADLMKPRKLTPRRSLFQMPPGQLAHRRLTRILMPSGLEQMRQLSIQALLFLAMRKMLPDRGTLFGSLDNGMVQVWSHHPDGGFKGQFNGIHMAGDRIITLATDKANRFLFTGTALGYVKTWYIENCWIPNEDKFHVNKPALRILFPFLLNDVVPGRAKRSARAQVKPWLLNSYQAHRACVTGLTYLDDTGLLLSCSSDRTVRLWTLGGRYIGLLGSPVNWQPLPMAVPPPADYRFRIPPDLQREVSFTTLKVLRGGKDSSRTARTKSGGGTATVGDIVGVAADRSKHTPMIETYGSPLAEPILNTAVLKLPSKEPMLQTIKLDRTYPSFPLYRHMVAFPVQPLKRTNKTVEENGSDWNELEQLLERTKALQFKDAPSDADAEGTQ